CCTTTGGATTGGTGTTGCCCATCGCCGCCGCGCAACCGCCTTCGGCCATCACCGTGTGGGCCTTGCCGAACAGCGACTTGGAGACCACGGCCACCTTCAGGCCGCGTTCGCGCGCCTCGATGACCGCGCGTAGACCCGCGCCCCCGGCACCGATGACAACGACGTCGTAGGAGTGCCGTTCGACCTCAGTCATTCCAACCTCGCTCAACTTTCTCAGTCCGTGAATCGGCTTGTCAGCCAACAAATCTCAGGTCGGGGATCGCGCCGCCGGCCACCAGGGCGATGTAGAAGTCGGTAAGCATCAGCGTGCCCAGCGTTATCCAGGCATACAGCTTGTGCCGCGTGTTGAGCTTGCTCACCTGCGTCCAGATCCAATACCGCACAGGGTGTTTGGAGAAATGCTTGAGCCGCCCGCCGGTGACGTGCCGGCACGAGTGGCAGGACAGGGTGTAGACCCACAGCATGATCACGTTGCCGACCATGATCACGTTGCCCAGACCGAAGCCGAATCCGCCGGGGCCGCTGTCGGAGTGAAACGCGACGATGGCGTCGTAGGTATTGATGATCGAGATGATCCCGGCGATGTAGAAGAAGTACCGGTGGGTGTTCTGCACGATCAGCGGGAACTTCGTCTCGCCGCTGTAGTGCACGCGCGGCTCGGCCACACCGCAGGCGGTCGGCGACTGCCAGACCGTGCGGTAGTAGGCACCGCGGTAGTAGTAACAGGTCAGCCGAAACAGCAGCAGGAACGGCAGGGTCAGCGCCGCGAACGGCAGCCACCACACGTGCGGCAGGATCTGCGGCCAGAAGTCGCTGGCTCCGTCGGTGCACGCCGTGCTGAGGCACGGTGAATAGAACGGCGTCAGCATGTGGTACTTCGGCACGAAGAAGTAATCCTGTTGGAACGCACGGAATGTCGCGTAGATAATGAACGCGGCAAATCCCAGGTCGATCCGCAGCGGCGACAACCACCACTTGTCGGTGCGCAGCGTGCGCTGGTCGATGTGTGCGCGCGTGGGTGAAAAGACACCGGACGCAGGACGGTTCGCCGTGGGTGCGCTCATCAAATGTTCCTCTTCGAACTTAGCTGTTCGTCGAAGAGTACCCAGGGACGCCCCGATGATTCTCGGCGGGGCGCGAAATCAGGACCGGTTGTGGCCGCCGACGCCCTCCTGGTCGACGTCGCGCCAAAAGTCGCGGTCGTAGTCGGTATCTGGAATGGCGATCTTTTCGCTGGATTGCGGCAGCGTGACGCGCGCTAAGTCGAATTCGGAAACATCGGCGTCAAGTAATTCGACGTCGCCGAGAAGGCGGTCGGCGTCGATGACGATGCGGCGCACCGCGGGGCTGTCGCCATAGCGCGCCTTCAATGTGCTCACGCACCGCCGCACGCCGCCGATGAGGTCGTGCAGTTCGGCCAGTTCGGTCGTGGTGGACAACGGATCTCCCAATCGGCGAAGTGTCACGGATCACAGTACGGCTCCCATACTATCGGCCAACCGGCCCGCGCGTGAGGCAGATCACGTCCCCGCGGGTCATCCAGGGTCGAACGGCTCGAGCATTCGGTGCGGCGTGCGTAGCGCAATGCTGATCGGATCGTCTCGACGATCGCGGGGGCGCCGCGGTGGGTGCAGGACCAGGTCGGCGACGTCGGGAACCCGGCCGCACGCAGAACACGTCCGGTCCGCGTCGATCGCGCCGCCGCATTCGGCATGGCGATAGGTGCGCTGATTCGACTGCTGGATGTAGTTGTCGTTGCCCCAGCTGAGTAGCGACCAGATGGTCGGCCACAATGCTCGGCCCTTCGGGGTGAGCGTGTATTCGCCCCCGGCATCCGATTTTGTCAGCACCCCCTCTTGCACCAGCAGCGAAAGGCGCTCAGTCAACACGGCTTTCGGAATCCCGAGATGAGCGTGGAAGTCGCTGAATCGACGCACGCCGTAGAACGCGTCGCGCACCAACAGCAGGGTCCAACGCTCGCCGATGATCTCGAGTGATCGGGCGATGGGACACACCTCGGCGGTGTATTCGCGGGGCAGGGCCATGGAAAGATCTTACGCCTTGCGAGTTCGTTCACCGAACCATAGACTGCGGTCGGCAAGTTCGTTCAATGAACCACGGAAGGCGCGGCGATGAGCTTTCATCGGGAGCAACACGGCATGACCCGGGTTGATATCGAGACCGGAATCCCCTTCGACCAGTTCGTCGAGGCGCTGGAGAAGGCGGCCCCGCCCGTCGACCGGGCGGCCGTTGAGCGGATCAGGTCGGCTGGTGGCAATTGGGACGACGTGCGCGCCGCCGCCGCCGAAAACGCGCCCAACGATCTGATGGTCTACGCCAAGATCGACGGGCGCGGGTACTTCGGCCTCGCCGGCCACCACACGCCGGCCGTCGAATATCTGATCGGCAATCACGTCATCGCCGAGACCATGTTCCGGCACGACCCCAAGGCGCTGCTCTACGCACCGCTGCGGATGCTGGTGTACGGCGACGCCGACGGCAACGCGGTCTTCACGATGGATCAGCCGGGGCCGGCCTTCGGCAGCCTCGGCGTCGCCGAGATCGCCGGTGTCGGCGCCGACCTTGACCGCAAAGTGGCGAATCTTCTCAAGGTCATCGGCGTCGAGGTCGGGCAGGCCTTCGACTAACGCCAGGAATCCGGTGGAGCCGGTCGGCCCCACCGGATCCCGGTGTCGTTACTTGGTGATCGCGATGCGCTGCGCCTGGGTTCCGGCGTGGGCGCCGGCTACCCGGACCGTCAGCACACCGGCGTCGTACGACGCCGATACGGCCTCGCTGGTGATGTGTGCGGGCAGCTGGAACGAACGGCGGAAGGAGCCGTAACGCACCTCGCGCAGCGTGCGTCCGTCCTTCTCCTCAGCATGCTCGTCGCGTCGCTCGCCGTGAATGACCAGGCGCCCGTGCTCGACCTCGACGTTGACGTCCTTGTCGACGTCGACGCCCGGGAGTTCGAGCCGCACAACGGCGTCCTCACCGTCCTTGACGATTTCCGCGGCGGGGTTGAAAGCGGTCAATGGCTTGATCCAGTCGGTGGCCGCGGCCGGGCCGAAGAATTCGCGGCGCCAGCGGTCGACATCCCACGCCGGGCGTGACCACAACGTCAAGTTGCTCATCTGTGTCTCCTCGTGTTCTGTGCTGGCCGGCGTTCTGCCGGCGTCTACAGATACAAACTTGAGTCGACCACGCTTAAGTTCCAGCTGTCGTTTCGCTGTCAGCGAACAGACCCCGGTGCTACCAGACGTCGCCGTCCCGCCAATCGCAAGCCAAGCCCGCGGTGGGGTCGAGGTCGATTCCTAGCGGGAAGACGAACACCGAGCCGTCGTCGTTGGGAGTCCTGGTCGTCCCCGTGGGCGCCAGCACCGAGGTGGGCCCGCGCCACGGCAGCCAGCCACGCAACGTGTAGAGCCGCCTACCCCGATCCGAGGAGCTCAGCGCACCCAGTTGGTAGCCGCCGCGGATCACCTGCTCGCACGCGTCGAGGATGGCGATGGCCAGCCCCTGGCCGCGCCAATCCTCGCGCACGGCAACGGCTTCGACGTAGCCGCAGCGCAGCGCGGCGCCGCGGTAAAGCATGCGTCGCTGGATGACGGCGCCGTGCGCGATGATCGCGCCGTGATGCCAGATCAGCGCGTGCATACCGCCCAGGGCGTGCTCCCAGTCGGTCTCGGTGAAGTCGCCGCCGAAGGCTTCGCTGACCATCGCGTGGGCACGCTGCCGCGCGTCACTTTCCAGATCTGCGGTGTGAACCAGGCGAGCGGTGTGAACCTGGGTGGGCACACTGCTGGTCTACCAGGTCGGTCCGTCTGCCGCTAGCAGAAGGCGAGACCTAGGCCGGTACGGATCGCGGACGTGACCAGTGCAGGCGTACGGGCTGGCCGGGACGCAGCTGGGCGACTCGGTCGATGTCGCGGTTGGTGATCACGCCTACCACAGGGTAACCCCCGGTGACCGGGTGGTCGGGGCCCAGAATGACCGGTAAGCCATTGGGCGGCAACTGAATTGCGCCTCGGGCCGCGCCCTCACTGGGCAGTTGTCGACTCGGGTCGCGGTGCGCCATCGGGCGTCCCTGGAGTCGCAGACCCACCCGGTCGCTGCGGTCCGACGCCGTCCAGACGGTGTGTACCAGTGCGTCGGCATCAGCGAGCCAGTCGTCGCGCGGACCAGGTATCACCGACAAGTGGACGAGTTGACGGGCGATCGGCTCTACCGGGGCCTGGTCGACTTCGGGATAGTCCTCGGTGTGTTCCCCGACCTGCAGCACGTCGCCGGCGCGCAGCGGCGGCGGACCGATGCCTGACAGCACGTCGTAGCTTCGCGAGCCGAGCACCGGCGCCACGTCAATGCCGCCACGTACCGCCAGGTAGCTGCGCAGCCCGGACTCGGGGACACCGAAGGAGATCGTCTGTCCCTCGCGGACATGCCGAATGCTGTTGGCGCCGAACGGGGTTGAATCGACCGCGGCGTGTGTGTCGGCGCCGGTGACCGCGATGTCGATGTCGCCGCCGCGGACTAGTGCCGTGAATCCACCCATCGTCACTTCGATGGTGGCGCGGTCGTCGGGGTTGGCGACCAGCCGGTTGGCCAGCGTGTGTGAACGACGATCCGCCGCACCGGAGCGGGTGACGCCTAGATGGGCCAGCCCGACCCGGCCGAGGTCCTGAACGACCGCCAACGGTCCGGTGCGCTGGATCTCCAAGGTTGGCATGCGCTACGCCGCCCTGAATTGGACGCGAGTGCCCGGGGTCAGCAGCGCGGGCTCGGGTCGGTCGATGTCCCAAAGCACCGCGTCGGTGTGGCCGATCAATTGCCACCCGCCGGGGGACCGGCGAGGGTAGATGCCGGTGAACTCGCCGGCCAACCCGACCGCACCGGCTGGCACCGCCGGGCGCGGGTCGGAGCGCCGCGGCACGGCCAGGCGTGGGTCGCCACCGACCAGGTACGCGAAACCTGGCGCGAATCCACAGAATCCGACCGTCCAGGGAGCGCCGGTGTGGGCGCGGACGACCTGCGCCGTGGTTAGTCCGGTGAGCTGTGCGACCTCGGCGAGATCGGCGCCGTCGTAGACCACGTCGATCAGCAGAGACTCGGTTGGCGTGCTTGTCTCGGCACCGGAGGGTGGGCCGAGGGTGTGAAGGCGACGGCGGACGGCACTTTGCCGGTCGGGGCCGTCGAGTGTGAGCAGGACCGTGCGTGCGGCCGGGACGATATCCAGAACGCCGGGCAGGGCGGCGTCGCGCAGCGCGATCGTCCACGCCAAAACCTCGGCGCTGCTGTCGAATTCGAGCAGTAGCGCCTGATCTCCGTAGTCGAGAACGCTTCTGCTTGGGCCCGCCTGCATTTCTCGACGGTAACTCCGCCGGGTCCCGGCTGCCAGGCGCTCGGCGCTAATGCAGGATGTTGGCGATCAGCGGCGGCAACTGCTCTGCCACCAGCGGATAGCTCAGCGGCGACGCATATGCGATGGCGCCCGCTTGGTCCTTGGTGGTGAAGATGCTGCGCGAACGGTGCGCGGCCACATCCGGATTGGCCAGCAACGCAGCCTGCTCGGCCTCGCTCTCGGTGGTCCAGATCAACAGCTCGGCATCGTCGAGGGCCGACCTGATCTTGTCTTTGGAGATGAACGCTCGTTGCTGATCGACGGCCAATGCGGCCAGGCTCTCGGGAATGCCCAACCCCATCTGCTTCAAGAAGTCGGTCTGCCATCCGGTGTTCGCGACGACGTTGTCGTCGTGCAGAGTGCCTTCCAGCAGCATTGCCCGCTTGTTTTTGAACTGCGGATACTTGTCGGCGACCGCGGTAAAGCCCTTGTCGACAGCGCTGATCAAGGCCGCCATCGGGGCCGCCTGAAAGACCGCCTGGCCGATGGCTTTTGCCTGGTCCTTCCACGGCTCGAAGAACGCGTCGGCTCCGGACTGCGCAAGCGTCGGCGCGATCGCGGCGAGTTTCTGATAGGTGTCCTGGTCGAGGCCGGCGTCGGTGGCGACGATCAGATCGGGTTTGAGGGCCGAGATCTGGTTGGTTTGAATTCCGTTGTCCAGGTTGAGCACAACGGGTTTCGCCGCGCCGAGCTTGGGTTGCGCCCACGGCCAGATCCCGAACGGCTGGTCGCCGAACCAGTTCGTCACCGCGACGGGAACGATCCCGAGCGCGAGCAGGTCGTCCTGGCCGGTGAAGCCGGCGCTGACCACGCGCCTGGGTGGCTGGGGGATTGTCGTCTGACCGAAGGCGTGGGTGATGGTGACCGGTCCGTTGCCGCTACCACTGCTTTCAGCGGACGGCGCTTTGTCCGACGAGCATCCCGCGAGTGCGAGCAGCCCGGCAGCCGCCCCGGCGCGCAGGAACCCCCGGCGATCCCATAGCTGGTCCACGGCGTGAGCCTAGCGCGGGTCAGCGGGCCGGCTCGCCCTTCGAGCCCTGCAATCGCTGCAATCGCGTCCAAGGGCTGTAGTCGGCGATCAAGTCCTCCTGCGGCGGCCGCTGGTCTTCGGGCACGTGCTGGAGGTTGATCCGAATCCGGTACCAGATCGAGCTCGGGCCACGCATGCCGTCGACCAGCACGTCGGCCGGCTCGAGGAGTTCCGCGGCCGATCGGTGACGGTCACGCCAGGTATCCAGCGCCGCCATCGCTTCGTCCCTGGTCTTAGTCCGCGCCACCTCGATGAGCGGCATCATGGACTGGCGCCGCCCCGAGCCGTCCCGCCGCGCGCCCTTCGGTGCTCTCTCCGCGGGCCCGAGTTCCTCTGCCAGGGTGAGCAATCGGTCGAGGCCGCCGGCGGCGTTGTCCATATCGGCCCACGGGTCACCGATGTCGGCGTAGCGCAGCGGCATCGTCGCGACCGTGAAGTCGCCCGCGTCGCAGCCGGCGACCTCCTCCCACCGCAGCGGGGCGGATACCCGCGCGTCCGGCGTCGCGCGCACCGAGTACGCCGATGCGACCGTGCGGTCCTTGGCGTTCTGGTTGAAGTCCACGAACACGCCCTCGCGTTCCTCCTTCCACCAGCGGCTGGTGGCCAGTTCCGGAGCGCGCCGCTCGACTTCCCGCGCCACCGTCTGCGCGGCCAGCCTTACCTGGCGAAACGACCAGTCCGGTGCGATGCGGGCATAGATGTGGAAGCCGCGCGAGCCGGACGTCTTGGGCCAGGCGGTCAACCCGTAATCCTCGAGCACCTCGCGCGCCACCTGCGCCACGTCGAGGATCTGCCGCCAGGTGACCCCGGGCATCGGGTCCAGGTCGACCCGGAGCTCGTCGGGGTGTTCGAGGTCGTCGGCGCGCACCGGGTGAGGATTGAGGTCGACACAGCCGAGGTTGATCGCCCAGGCCAAGCCGGCCGCGTCGTGAATGACGGCCTCTCTGGCCGAGGTGCCGCGGGCGTAACGCAATTCGGCGACGTCGACCCAGTCGGGCCGCTTCTCCGGGGCGCGCTTCTGAAAGACAGCCTCCTGGTCGATGCCTTTGACGAACCGCTTGAGGATCATCGGGCGGCCGGCTACCCCGCGCAGGGCACCGTCGGCGACCGCCAGGTAGTAGCGAATGAGGTCGAGCTTGGTGACGGGGCCTGCTCCGCCGTTGTCGGGAAAGACCACCTTGTCCGGGTGGGTCACCGCGACTTCGCGCCCGCCGACGTTTAGCGACACCGGAGCCATGGGCACATGCTAATTCGGCACAGCGTTCGGGCCGTTGTGCGACCTACGTCACATAGGGTGGGCGACATGGCTAATCTCTTCGAGCTTCCTGGGCAGGCGCTCGCCAAGGTTCACCAATACGCAGAACGCGGTGTCTCCGAACTGCATTACCTCCGCAAGATCGTCGAATCCGGCACGTTTCGGTTGGAGAACCCGCTGAACTACGCCGCGATGGCTGCCGAGATCGCGAAGTGGGGCGAGATCGGCATGCTGCCGTCGTTCAACGCCCGGCGGACACCGAACCGTGCCGCGATCATCGACGACGCCGGTGAGCTCACGTACCAGGAACTCGACGAGGCGGCCAACGCGGTTGCCCACGGGCTGCTCGCCAAGGGCGTGAAGGGTGGTGACGGCGTCGCGATCCTGGCGCGCAACCACCGCTGGTTCGCGATCGCCGAATTCGGCTGCGCCCGCGTCGGAGCCCGCATCATCCTGCTCAACAGCTCGTTCTCGGGTCCACAGATCAAGGAGGTGTCCGAGCGCGAGGGCGCCAAGCTGATCATCTACGACGACGAGTACACCGAGGACGTCAGCAAGGCGAATCCGCCGTTGGGCAAGCTGCGAGCGTTGGACACCAACCCCGAC
This genomic stretch from Mycobacterium paraterrae harbors:
- a CDS encoding DUF302 domain-containing protein; its protein translation is MSFHREQHGMTRVDIETGIPFDQFVEALEKAAPPVDRAAVERIRSAGGNWDDVRAAAAENAPNDLMVYAKIDGRGYFGLAGHHTPAVEYLIGNHVIAETMFRHDPKALLYAPLRMLVYGDADGNAVFTMDQPGPAFGSLGVAEIAGVGADLDRKVANLLKVIGVEVGQAFD
- a CDS encoding winged helix-turn-helix transcriptional regulator, giving the protein MALPREYTAEVCPIARSLEIIGERWTLLLVRDAFYGVRRFSDFHAHLGIPKAVLTERLSLLVQEGVLTKSDAGGEYTLTPKGRALWPTIWSLLSWGNDNYIQQSNQRTYRHAECGGAIDADRTCSACGRVPDVADLVLHPPRRPRDRRDDPISIALRTPHRMLEPFDPG
- a CDS encoding ABC transporter substrate-binding protein, with protein sequence MDQLWDRRGFLRAGAAAGLLALAGCSSDKAPSAESSGSGNGPVTITHAFGQTTIPQPPRRVVSAGFTGQDDLLALGIVPVAVTNWFGDQPFGIWPWAQPKLGAAKPVVLNLDNGIQTNQISALKPDLIVATDAGLDQDTYQKLAAIAPTLAQSGADAFFEPWKDQAKAIGQAVFQAAPMAALISAVDKGFTAVADKYPQFKNKRAMLLEGTLHDDNVVANTGWQTDFLKQMGLGIPESLAALAVDQQRAFISKDKIRSALDDAELLIWTTESEAEQAALLANPDVAAHRSRSIFTTKDQAGAIAYASPLSYPLVAEQLPPLIANILH
- a CDS encoding 5-oxoprolinase subunit B family protein is translated as MQAGPSRSVLDYGDQALLLEFDSSAEVLAWTIALRDAALPGVLDIVPAARTVLLTLDGPDRQSAVRRRLHTLGPPSGAETSTPTESLLIDVVYDGADLAEVAQLTGLTTAQVVRAHTGAPWTVGFCGFAPGFAYLVGGDPRLAVPRRSDPRPAVPAGAVGLAGEFTGIYPRRSPGGWQLIGHTDAVLWDIDRPEPALLTPGTRVQFRAA
- a CDS encoding DNA polymerase domain-containing protein, which encodes MAPVSLNVGGREVAVTHPDKVVFPDNGGAGPVTKLDLIRYYLAVADGALRGVAGRPMILKRFVKGIDQEAVFQKRAPEKRPDWVDVAELRYARGTSAREAVIHDAAGLAWAINLGCVDLNPHPVRADDLEHPDELRVDLDPMPGVTWRQILDVAQVAREVLEDYGLTAWPKTSGSRGFHIYARIAPDWSFRQVRLAAQTVAREVERRAPELATSRWWKEEREGVFVDFNQNAKDRTVASAYSVRATPDARVSAPLRWEEVAGCDAGDFTVATMPLRYADIGDPWADMDNAAGGLDRLLTLAEELGPAERAPKGARRDGSGRRQSMMPLIEVARTKTRDEAMAALDTWRDRHRSAAELLEPADVLVDGMRGPSSIWYRIRINLQHVPEDQRPPQEDLIADYSPWTRLQRLQGSKGEPAR
- a CDS encoding Hsp20/alpha crystallin family protein, producing the protein MSNLTLWSRPAWDVDRWRREFFGPAAATDWIKPLTAFNPAAEIVKDGEDAVVRLELPGVDVDKDVNVEVEHGRLVIHGERRDEHAEEKDGRTLREVRYGSFRRSFQLPAHITSEAVSASYDAGVLTVRVAGAHAGTQAQRIAITK
- a CDS encoding 5-oxoprolinase/urea amidolyase family protein, translating into MPTLEIQRTGPLAVVQDLGRVGLAHLGVTRSGAADRRSHTLANRLVANPDDRATIEVTMGGFTALVRGGDIDIAVTGADTHAAVDSTPFGANSIRHVREGQTISFGVPESGLRSYLAVRGGIDVAPVLGSRSYDVLSGIGPPPLRAGDVLQVGEHTEDYPEVDQAPVEPIARQLVHLSVIPGPRDDWLADADALVHTVWTASDRSDRVGLRLQGRPMAHRDPSRQLPSEGAARGAIQLPPNGLPVILGPDHPVTGGYPVVGVITNRDIDRVAQLRPGQPVRLHWSRPRSVPA
- a CDS encoding GNAT family N-acetyltransferase, which codes for MPTQVHTARLVHTADLESDARQRAHAMVSEAFGGDFTETDWEHALGGMHALIWHHGAIIAHGAVIQRRMLYRGAALRCGYVEAVAVREDWRGQGLAIAILDACEQVIRGGYQLGALSSSDRGRRLYTLRGWLPWRGPTSVLAPTGTTRTPNDDGSVFVFPLGIDLDPTAGLACDWRDGDVW